Proteins from one Lachnospiraceae bacterium KGMB03038 genomic window:
- the scfA gene encoding six-cysteine peptide SCIFF, protein MKHVKTLNTQTLNNTVKKGGCGECQTSCQSACKTSCTVGNQTCENRK, encoded by the coding sequence ATGAAACATGTAAAAACCTTAAATACACAGACACTGAACAACACAGTAAAAAAAGGCGGATGCGGAGAATGTCAGACATCCTGCCAGTCTGCCTGCAAGACATCCTGTACAGTAGGAAACCAGACCTGCGAGAACAGGAAGTAA
- the scfB gene encoding thioether cross-link-forming SCIFF peptide maturase, giving the protein MIHQYQNNGYRIVLDVYSGAVHVVDELCYDLIAWLTQQKESYTAQELGEDELGQSAVQALSGKYKEEEIREGLADIQELTEAGQLFTEDTYESLIGEVKQRKTVVKALCLHIAHDCNLACRYCFAEEGEYHGRRALMSFEVGKKALDFLIQNSGNRRNLEVDFFGGEPLMNWQVVKDLVAYGREQEKLYNKHFRFTVTTNGVLLNDEIQEFINREMDNVVLSLDGRKEVNDAMRPFRSGKGSYDLIVPKFQKLAESRNQEKYYVRGTFTRNNLDFSKDILHFADLGFKQVSVEPVVGDETDPYAIREEDLPVILEEYDKLAKIMIQREKEGKGFNFFHFMIDLDGGPCVAKRLSGCGSGTEYLAVTPWGDLYPCHQFVGQEEFKMGTVEEGVTRPQIADEFRSCSVYSKEKCRKCFAKFYCSGGCMANSHHFHGTIHDTYDVGCEMERKRVECAIMIKAALS; this is encoded by the coding sequence TTGATTCACCAGTATCAGAACAATGGATACCGCATTGTGCTGGATGTTTACAGCGGCGCGGTCCACGTTGTAGACGAGCTGTGCTATGATCTGATCGCATGGCTGACGCAGCAGAAAGAGTCCTATACCGCCCAGGAGCTTGGAGAAGACGAGCTGGGGCAGTCCGCCGTCCAGGCGTTGAGCGGAAAATATAAAGAAGAAGAGATTCGGGAAGGGCTTGCCGATATACAGGAGCTTACAGAAGCCGGACAGTTATTTACAGAAGATACATATGAGAGCCTGATCGGAGAAGTGAAGCAGAGGAAAACGGTGGTAAAAGCTCTGTGCCTCCACATTGCCCATGACTGCAACCTTGCCTGCAGGTACTGTTTTGCCGAGGAAGGAGAGTACCATGGAAGAAGAGCCTTGATGAGCTTTGAGGTAGGGAAAAAGGCGCTGGATTTCCTGATCCAGAATTCCGGGAACCGGCGGAACCTGGAAGTGGATTTCTTTGGAGGAGAACCTCTGATGAACTGGCAGGTGGTCAAAGACCTGGTGGCTTACGGAAGGGAGCAGGAGAAGCTCTATAATAAACATTTCCGTTTTACCGTGACCACCAACGGAGTGCTCTTAAATGACGAGATCCAGGAATTCATTAACCGGGAGATGGACAATGTGGTGCTCAGCCTGGATGGCCGGAAAGAAGTCAACGATGCGATGCGTCCATTCCGCAGCGGGAAGGGGAGCTACGACCTGATCGTGCCAAAATTCCAGAAACTGGCGGAAAGCCGGAACCAGGAGAAATACTATGTACGGGGAACCTTTACCCGGAATAATCTGGACTTTTCGAAGGATATCCTCCATTTTGCGGATCTGGGATTTAAACAGGTTTCAGTAGAACCGGTGGTGGGAGATGAGACAGATCCCTACGCCATCCGGGAAGAAGACCTGCCGGTGATCTTAGAAGAGTATGACAAGCTGGCGAAGATTATGATCCAAAGAGAAAAAGAGGGAAAAGGTTTTAATTTCTTCCATTTTATGATAGACTTAGACGGTGGTCCTTGTGTGGCGAAGCGCTTGTCAGGCTGTGGTTCGGGTACCGAATACCTGGCGGTAACGCCCTGGGGAGATCTCTATCCCTGCCATCAGTTCGTGGGACAGGAAGAGTTCAAGATGGGGACCGTTGAGGAGGGGGTCACACGGCCGCAGATCGCGGATGAATTCCGCAGCTGCAGCGTTTACTCCAAAGAAAAGTGCAGGAAGTGTTTTGCGAAATTCTACTGCAGCGGAGGATGTATGGCCAATTCACACCATTTCCATGGAACCATCCACGATACCTATGATGTTGGATGCGAGATGGAACGCAAACGGGTGGAATGTGCAATCATGATAAAAGCGGCGTTGTCCTAA
- the secD gene encoding protein translocase subunit SecD, translated as MKKSRGIISLLVTAVLIVLLGYTAIWGFGEGGTGSAKNIKLGLDLAGGVSITYQVKDDNPSSEDMADTIYKLQRRVEEYSTEAVVYQEGDDRINIEIPGVSDANQILEELGQPGSLYFIAQTGSDGSENYSMINNTGDPAQDYQLNKTIEELEADGSIVVTGDEVQDARAGVVENQTTQRDENVVSLTFTDEGTEKFAAATEKAYENGESIAIYYDGTFVSVPNVNNAIENGEAQITGNMTYDEADTLASTIRIGGLQLELEELRSNVVGAQLGEEAISTSLMAGVIGLLIIFIFMIFVYYLPGLASSLALIIYTEIVLLILNAFDVTLTLQGIAGIILSIGMAVDANVIIFARVKEEMSKGKSVRNSLKAGFDKALSAIVDGNVTTLIAAAVLWFLGSGTVKGFAQTLAIGIVVSMFTALVITRMIVFAFYEVGIRNPKVYYRPKKEREPINFLGKRKWFFSASIGVILLGFVIMGVNGGRGAGAFSYSLDFQGGTSTNVTFNEDYTINEIDQEIVPVVEEVTGDANVQTQKVDGTNQVIIKTVTLDLDQREALNQALVDNFGVDESKITAENISSTVSNEMRQDAVIAVIVASIFMLLYIWFRFKDIRFATSAVAALLHDVLVVLGFYAVSRIAVGSTFIACMLTLVGYSINATIVIFDRIREELHYRTKTTDLAYIVNKSITQTLTRSIYTSLTTFISIAVLYVLGVSSIKEFALPLMVGIVVGAYSSVCITGALWYVMRTRADKRKQK; from the coding sequence ATGAAGAAAAGCAGAGGCATCATAAGCCTTTTGGTGACGGCGGTGCTCATTGTGCTGCTGGGTTACACTGCCATTTGGGGGTTTGGAGAAGGCGGAACCGGTTCGGCGAAGAACATCAAGCTGGGTCTGGATCTGGCGGGAGGCGTGAGTATCACCTACCAGGTCAAAGATGACAATCCATCCAGCGAAGACATGGCGGATACGATCTACAAGCTTCAAAGACGTGTGGAAGAGTACAGTACAGAGGCGGTAGTATACCAGGAGGGAGACGACCGGATCAATATCGAGATCCCCGGAGTATCTGACGCCAATCAGATTCTGGAGGAACTTGGTCAGCCGGGTTCTCTTTATTTCATTGCCCAGACTGGAAGCGATGGATCAGAAAACTATTCGATGATCAACAATACTGGTGATCCGGCCCAGGACTACCAGCTGAATAAAACTATTGAAGAACTGGAAGCAGACGGATCCATCGTCGTTACCGGTGATGAAGTTCAGGACGCGCGGGCCGGCGTGGTGGAAAATCAGACGACACAGCGGGATGAAAACGTTGTATCTTTGACCTTTACGGATGAAGGAACGGAAAAATTTGCCGCGGCCACGGAAAAAGCCTATGAAAATGGGGAGAGCATCGCGATCTACTACGATGGGACCTTTGTGAGCGTACCCAACGTGAACAACGCTATCGAAAATGGAGAGGCTCAGATTACGGGAAATATGACTTATGACGAAGCGGACACGCTGGCTTCCACTATCCGGATCGGAGGATTGCAGCTTGAGCTGGAAGAACTGCGGTCAAATGTAGTCGGCGCCCAGCTTGGAGAGGAAGCCATCAGTACCAGCCTGATGGCCGGAGTGATCGGGCTTTTGATCATTTTCATTTTTATGATCTTCGTTTATTATCTGCCGGGGTTGGCTTCCAGCCTTGCGCTGATCATCTATACAGAGATCGTTCTGCTGATCTTAAATGCTTTTGATGTGACGCTGACTCTGCAGGGAATCGCGGGTATCATTCTGAGTATTGGAATGGCGGTAGATGCCAACGTGATCATTTTTGCCAGAGTAAAAGAAGAGATGTCCAAAGGAAAAAGCGTGCGCAATTCCCTGAAAGCGGGATTTGATAAAGCTCTTTCCGCGATCGTAGACGGAAACGTGACGACCCTTATTGCGGCGGCAGTCCTGTGGTTCCTTGGTTCTGGAACGGTAAAGGGATTCGCTCAGACGCTGGCGATCGGTATTGTGGTTTCGATGTTTACGGCGCTTGTGATCACCCGGATGATCGTGTTCGCTTTCTATGAAGTGGGAATCCGCAATCCTAAGGTTTATTACCGCCCTAAGAAAGAGCGTGAACCTATCAATTTCCTGGGTAAAAGGAAATGGTTCTTTTCCGCTTCCATTGGAGTGATCCTGCTTGGATTCGTGATCATGGGAGTCAATGGGGGCAGAGGCGCGGGAGCTTTCTCCTACAGCCTGGATTTCCAGGGAGGAACTTCTACCAATGTTACCTTTAATGAAGATTATACCATCAATGAAATTGATCAGGAGATCGTGCCGGTGGTAGAAGAGGTGACCGGAGACGCTAATGTACAGACCCAGAAAGTAGATGGCACCAACCAGGTGATCATCAAGACGGTCACGCTTGATCTGGATCAGAGAGAGGCTCTTAACCAGGCTTTGGTGGATAACTTTGGCGTGGATGAGAGCAAGATCACAGCAGAGAATATCAGCTCTACGGTAAGTAATGAAATGCGTCAGGATGCGGTGATTGCGGTGATCGTGGCAAGTATCTTCATGCTGCTGTATATTTGGTTCCGGTTTAAAGATATCCGGTTCGCTACCAGCGCGGTTGCGGCTCTGCTCCATGACGTGCTGGTGGTGCTGGGATTCTACGCGGTTTCCAGGATCGCGGTGGGCAGTACCTTTATCGCGTGTATGCTGACCCTTGTGGGTTATTCTATTAACGCCACCATTGTGATCTTCGACCGGATCAGGGAAGAACTGCATTACCGGACCAAGACTACGGACCTTGCGTATATTGTCAATAAGAGTATCACCCAGACGCTGACCAGAAGTATCTACACTTCTCTTACTACCTTTATTTCGATCGCTGTGCTCTATGTCCTGGGCGTCAGCTCGATCAAAGAATTCGCCCTGCCGCTGATGGTGGGAATCGTAGTCGGCGCATACTCATCTGTCTGCATTACGGGAGCTTTGTGGTATGTGATGCGGACACGGGCGGATAAGAGGAAACAGAAATAA
- the recJ gene encoding single-stranded-DNA-specific exonuclease RecJ — protein MERWVLLRKGGDFQAASEKFQISPRLACLIRNREVQGEDQIEQYLNGSLLDLHDGMLMRDMDRAVDILREKIEEGKKIRIIGDYDIDGVNAAYILLEGLERMGADVDSDIPDRIRDGYGLNIELVERAYQEGVDTVLTCDNGIAAAEEIAYGKRLGMTMLVTDHHEVPYEEIDGEKQYRLPPGDAVIDPKREDCGYPFQGLCGAAVAYKLMEALYEASGRDSEDLDDLIVNVAIATVGDVMDLTDENRIFVKEGLAMLGRTQNPGLNALIECTGLDKKHISAYHIGFVLGPCLNAGGRLDTAKRSLALLRAKTRKEAAILAGDLKALNDSRKEMTEKAVEEACRQIEDTDLLKDKVLVVYLPDCHESLAGIVAGRLRERYWRPVFVLTDGEEGVKGSGRSIEAYSMYEELNRCGDLLERYGGHRLAAGLSLKKENAGRLRQALNSNCTLEEADLMEKVVIDMELPLSCVTEKFIEELKILEPFGKGNTKPVFAIREAALSKLRILGKNRNVLKMQAEDGGGVKIDALYFGGIEKFKTCLEEKYGHGFAERFLDGKEPEARMMIAYYPGINEYMGRKSLQIVITHCQ, from the coding sequence ATGGAACGATGGGTTCTGCTTAGAAAAGGCGGGGATTTCCAGGCCGCGAGTGAAAAATTTCAGATCAGTCCCAGACTGGCCTGTCTGATCCGGAACCGGGAAGTACAGGGAGAGGATCAGATAGAACAGTATCTGAACGGATCTCTCCTAGATCTGCATGATGGGATGCTGATGCGGGATATGGACCGGGCGGTAGATATCCTGCGGGAGAAGATAGAAGAAGGAAAGAAGATCCGGATCATAGGAGATTATGATATTGATGGGGTGAACGCCGCGTATATCCTTCTGGAAGGCCTGGAAAGAATGGGAGCGGACGTGGACAGCGACATTCCGGACCGGATCAGAGACGGCTACGGATTAAATATAGAACTGGTGGAGCGGGCTTATCAGGAAGGGGTGGATACGGTCTTGACCTGTGATAACGGCATCGCTGCCGCGGAAGAGATCGCTTATGGAAAACGGCTTGGCATGACAATGCTGGTAACCGACCATCATGAGGTCCCTTATGAGGAAATAGACGGGGAGAAGCAGTACCGTCTTCCTCCGGGAGACGCGGTCATTGACCCGAAACGGGAAGACTGCGGATATCCCTTTCAGGGACTTTGCGGCGCGGCAGTGGCCTATAAGCTGATGGAAGCCTTATACGAGGCTTCCGGCAGGGATTCGGAAGACCTGGACGACCTGATCGTCAATGTGGCCATCGCTACCGTGGGAGATGTGATGGATCTGACAGATGAGAACCGGATCTTTGTCAAAGAAGGACTAGCCATGCTTGGCAGGACTCAGAATCCGGGATTGAATGCTCTGATCGAATGTACAGGACTGGATAAGAAGCATATCAGCGCCTATCATATTGGATTTGTGCTGGGTCCCTGCCTGAACGCAGGAGGCCGGCTGGATACGGCCAAACGGTCTTTGGCGCTTCTTAGAGCCAAAACCCGCAAAGAGGCCGCGATCTTGGCGGGAGACCTGAAGGCTCTTAATGACAGCCGGAAAGAGATGACGGAAAAGGCGGTTGAGGAAGCCTGCCGTCAGATTGAAGATACGGACCTTTTGAAAGATAAAGTGCTGGTGGTCTATCTGCCGGACTGCCATGAGAGCCTGGCGGGAATCGTGGCGGGAAGACTGCGGGAGAGGTATTGGCGTCCGGTGTTTGTGCTGACAGACGGGGAAGAAGGAGTAAAAGGATCGGGACGTTCCATCGAAGCGTATTCCATGTATGAAGAGCTGAACCGCTGCGGGGATCTTTTGGAACGGTACGGAGGCCACAGACTGGCGGCGGGCCTGTCCCTGAAAAAGGAAAACGCAGGTCGGCTCCGCCAGGCGCTGAATAGTAATTGTACTCTGGAAGAGGCGGATCTGATGGAAAAAGTTGTTATCGATATGGAACTTCCCCTTTCCTGTGTGACGGAGAAGTTTATTGAAGAATTGAAAATTCTGGAACCCTTTGGGAAAGGGAATACAAAACCAGTGTTTGCCATAAGAGAGGCGGCGCTTTCCAAGCTGAGGATACTGGGGAAAAACAGGAATGTGCTGAAAATGCAGGCGGAAGATGGCGGGGGCGTAAAAATAGACGCGCTATATTTCGGCGGTATTGAGAAATTTAAAACATGCCTGGAGGAAAAATACGGGCATGGCTTTGCTGAGAGATTCCTGGATGGAAAAGAACCGGAAGCCAGGATGATGATCGCTTATTATCCGGGAATCAATGAATATATGGGGAGGAAAAGCCTGCAGATCGTGATCACCCATTGTCAGTAA
- a CDS encoding adenine phosphoribosyltransferase produces the protein MKSIEEYVRSIPDFPEPGIIFRDVTSVLQDADGLRLAIDLMQKKLEGVDFDLIVGPESRGFIFGVPIAYNLHKPFIPIRKKGKLPCETVSIQYDLEYGTAELEMHRDSVKEGQKVVIIDDLIATGGTNEAMIKLIEGLGGKVVKTVFLMELAGLEGRKRLQGYDVDSVIIYPGK, from the coding sequence ATGAAATCAATCGAGGAATATGTAAGAAGTATCCCGGATTTCCCGGAGCCGGGGATTATTTTCCGGGATGTTACCAGTGTGCTCCAGGATGCGGACGGACTGCGCCTGGCCATCGACCTGATGCAGAAAAAGCTGGAAGGAGTAGATTTTGATTTGATCGTAGGGCCGGAGTCCAGAGGATTTATCTTTGGCGTGCCTATCGCCTATAATCTGCATAAACCGTTTATTCCGATCCGCAAGAAGGGCAAACTGCCGTGCGAGACCGTATCTATCCAGTATGATCTGGAGTATGGGACAGCAGAGCTGGAGATGCACAGAGACTCTGTGAAAGAAGGTCAGAAAGTAGTGATCATTGATGATCTTATCGCTACAGGCGGTACCAATGAGGCAATGATCAAACTGATCGAGGGACTGGGAGGAAAAGTAGTAAAGACCGTGTTCCTGATGGAACTTGCGGGGTTGGAAGGAAGAAAGAGACTGCAGGGATATGACGTGGACTCTGTGATCATTTATCCTGGGAAATAG
- a CDS encoding bifunctional (p)ppGpp synthetase/guanosine-3',5'-bis(diphosphate) 3'-pyrophosphohydrolase: protein MSGRITTYESLDDRIAPESVMKDMSEGLEIVDGHAVKAPGDYEDPDQLYDMLIARIRKYHPSTDVSMIKKAYETAKKAHGDQCRKSGEPYIIHPLWVAIILADLEMDKETIAAGMLHDVVEDTQVSEEEIKEVFGEEVALLVDGVTKLGRLSYSSDKLEVQAENLRKMFLAMAKDIRVIIIKLADRLHNMRTLQFMTPEKQKEKAKETMDIYAPIAQRLGISKIKTELDDLALKYSQPEVFFDLVRQINARKTEREEFVEQIVKEVSDHMKNANIKAEVNGRVKHFFSIYRKMVNQDKTVDQIYDLFAVRIIVDSVKDCYAALGVIHELYTPIPGRFKDYIAMPKPNMYQSLHTTLMSSVGQPFEIQIRTQEMHKTAEYGIAAHWKYKESNDGKKSVEAQEEEKLSWLRQILEWQRDMSDNREFLNLIKGDLDLFAEDVYCFTPQGDVKNLPNGSTPIDFAYAIHSAVGNKMVGARVNGKLVNIDYKIQNGDRIEILTSQNSRGPSRDWLGIVKSTQAKNKINQWFKKEFKESNIVKGKELIGAYCKAKGINASDILQTRYQEIVQKKYGFRDWDSVLAAVGHGGLKEGQVVNRLVEEYGKEHKQEITDEVVLERVAEASKHKVHIAKSKSGIVVKGIDDMAVRFSRCCNPVPGDEIVGFVTRGRGLSIHRTDCVNMLHLTEAERARLIDAEWESEVAEESGGQYLAEIKMYANDRQGLLMEMSRIFTEADVDVKSMNVRTSKQGTATIETGFIVHNREELGRVVKKLRQLEGVIDITRTTG from the coding sequence ATGTCAGGGAGAATCACGACTTATGAATCTCTGGATGACCGCATCGCGCCGGAATCCGTGATGAAAGACATGTCAGAAGGACTTGAGATCGTGGACGGACACGCGGTAAAAGCGCCAGGCGATTATGAAGATCCAGACCAGCTTTATGACATGTTAATCGCCCGTATTCGGAAATACCATCCGTCCACTGACGTCAGCATGATCAAAAAGGCGTATGAGACGGCAAAGAAGGCCCACGGGGATCAGTGCAGGAAATCGGGAGAGCCATATATCATCCATCCTTTATGGGTAGCGATCATCCTGGCTGATCTGGAGATGGATAAAGAGACCATTGCCGCGGGGATGCTCCACGATGTGGTGGAAGATACCCAGGTAAGTGAAGAGGAGATCAAAGAAGTATTCGGAGAAGAAGTGGCGCTTTTGGTAGATGGCGTTACAAAACTGGGCAGGCTGTCCTATTCCTCTGATAAGCTGGAAGTGCAGGCGGAGAATCTAAGGAAGATGTTCCTGGCCATGGCCAAAGATATCCGGGTCATCATCATCAAACTGGCAGACCGGCTCCATAATATGCGGACTTTGCAGTTTATGACGCCGGAGAAGCAGAAAGAAAAAGCGAAAGAGACAATGGATATCTATGCGCCTATCGCCCAGAGGCTTGGTATCTCTAAAATCAAAACGGAACTGGACGATCTGGCTTTGAAATACTCCCAGCCAGAGGTGTTCTTTGATCTGGTACGGCAGATCAACGCGCGGAAGACGGAGAGAGAGGAGTTTGTCGAACAGATCGTCAAAGAAGTATCCGATCATATGAAAAACGCCAATATTAAGGCGGAAGTCAACGGACGGGTCAAACACTTTTTCAGCATCTATCGGAAGATGGTGAATCAGGATAAAACGGTAGATCAGATCTATGATCTGTTTGCGGTGCGGATCATTGTGGATTCGGTAAAGGACTGCTACGCGGCGTTGGGCGTTATCCATGAGCTCTATACCCCGATCCCGGGGCGGTTCAAGGATTATATCGCTATGCCGAAACCCAATATGTACCAGTCGCTGCACACCACATTGATGAGCTCCGTGGGACAGCCTTTTGAAATCCAGATCCGGACGCAGGAGATGCATAAAACCGCGGAATATGGTATCGCGGCCCACTGGAAATATAAGGAATCCAATGACGGCAAGAAGAGCGTGGAGGCTCAGGAAGAAGAAAAACTAAGCTGGCTCAGGCAGATTCTGGAGTGGCAGAGAGACATGTCGGACAACCGGGAATTTCTTAACCTGATCAAAGGAGATTTAGATCTTTTCGCAGAAGACGTGTATTGCTTTACCCCGCAGGGCGATGTGAAGAACCTGCCCAACGGCTCTACCCCGATCGACTTTGCCTATGCCATCCACAGCGCGGTGGGAAATAAAATGGTGGGAGCCAGAGTCAATGGGAAACTGGTCAATATCGACTACAAGATCCAGAACGGAGACCGCATTGAGATCCTGACGTCCCAGAATTCCAGAGGACCAAGCAGGGACTGGCTTGGGATCGTGAAAAGTACCCAGGCAAAAAACAAGATCAACCAGTGGTTTAAAAAGGAATTTAAAGAAAGTAATATTGTAAAAGGAAAAGAACTGATCGGCGCTTATTGCAAAGCCAAAGGAATCAACGCCTCGGATATCCTGCAGACGAGATATCAGGAGATCGTCCAGAAGAAATATGGTTTTCGGGACTGGGATTCTGTCCTTGCCGCGGTCGGCCACGGCGGATTGAAGGAAGGCCAGGTGGTCAACCGTCTGGTGGAAGAGTACGGCAAGGAACATAAACAGGAGATCACCGATGAGGTAGTATTGGAGCGAGTAGCGGAAGCTTCCAAGCACAAGGTCCACATTGCCAAGTCCAAGAGCGGTATCGTGGTCAAGGGCATCGATGATATGGCGGTACGCTTCTCACGGTGCTGCAACCCGGTACCGGGAGATGAGATCGTAGGTTTTGTCACCAGAGGCCGGGGACTGTCTATCCATCGGACGGATTGTGTGAACATGCTGCACCTGACAGAGGCGGAAAGGGCCAGGCTGATCGATGCGGAGTGGGAGAGCGAAGTGGCGGAAGAATCAGGAGGCCAGTACCTGGCGGAGATCAAAATGTACGCCAATGACCGGCAGGGGCTTCTGATGGAAATGTCCCGTATCTTTACAGAGGCGGATGTAGACGTGAAGTCTATGAATGTACGCACCAGTAAGCAGGGGACGGCCACGATCGAGACCGGTTTCATCGTCCATAACAGAGAAGAACTGGGCCGGGTAGTGAAAAAACTCCGGCAGCTGGAAGGCGTGATCGATATTACCCGGACAACGGGATAA